From the Chitinophaga lutea genome, the window GAAAAGGTGATTTTCTGTTCGGCGCCGCTGGCCATGGCGAAGGCCGGGAGCCTGCCGGTAACCGGGTTGAGGAGCGGCAGCGGTTTGGGCAGTGTGGCGGCGGTGTTGCCGTTTTCGCTGAACTGCTCAGAACCGCCGATTTGCGGAACGGCCGTGGAGAAACGAATGCGGTAGTTATTCCCGGTACCGCCCACGGTGGGGTATATTTCCCAGCGGATTTCGCGCAGGTAAGGAAACGAAGGGTTCGCTTCCGGCTGTTCGAAAATCATGGAAAAAGTGATGGGCTCGTTGGCCCTGAACGATTTTTTCCAGCCGAATTCAGCGCTGACGGAAAACGGTATCTTCAAAGGCACTACGTTGAGCGGTCTGCGGAAAGTGGGGATATTGGTGTCTTTCGCGTCAAACTCCATGATCGACTTCTTCGGGTCCGTATTCGCCACAAGGGTACGGTTGATATTCGATTCCGCCCAGCCACCGCCGGCAGTGGTAAAGGCATCCTGGAACTCGTCAAAGAAATACCGCACCACTTTCATCACGGTAGACCGGGAAGAAGTGTTCTTGCCGTTTTTGGCGGTAGCCGTAATCGTGTATTCACCGGGCGTGACAGGCGCAATCCAGAGATTTTCGAAAAGGTTCTGTGTTCTCCAGCCGTCGAATGTGCCGCCGGTGGCGGTCCAGCTGTAGGTGACATCATGCAGGTCGCCGGAGGTGGCTGCCCACACCGGCACTTTTTCCCCGTAATAAAACTCCTGACCGGGTTTGCTCAATGACACGATCTCAACCGGCTCATCTTTCTTGCACGCCACGATGGATGCGCACATCGCCAGGAACAACACCGGATAATATATCTTTTTCATCATGATCAGTTTAATTATTTGTTATTGTCGAATTGTGCCTTGGAGGGCGGAATCAGATACTTGTCCATTACATGCACCGGCGCGTTGGTGGCCTGCAGATTGGGCGTGCGCGGCCTTGTTTCCAGGTACCAGGTATGCGGGAAAAGGGCAAAATTGTTCAGGTAAAAGAACCCGTCGCGGTCGCCTTTCATATACACGTAAATCTTCGCCAGCGGATTGGCTTCGCTGGTGAGGTAAGTATCCAGCCACACCGGTTTGGAGGTGATGGTGGAATAATCCTGCCGGCCTTTCAGGATGTGATACCGCAGCAGGTCGGCCACCAGCTTTTTGTCGTATTGCGCCCAGCTGGTGCCGCTGAACGGTTTGGACGGATCCGCCGGGTTGGCGATTTTGTTCCTGGTGAAGAAACTCGTGGTATCCGTTTCCAGCTCGGTGAGCGCATTGTTGGTAAGCAACAGGAAGGTATTGCCGGTGCCGGCATACAGTGGCTTGATGTCTTTGTAAGCCGGGTCGGTATCTACATAATCGATCGCCGCCAGCATGCCGGAAAACAGGTCGGGCCGCGATTTCATGAAGTCCACCACGCTTTTGTTGAGTTTGTTATCGTAGTGAGACGGCGTATAGTCGTATCCCTCCTGCAACGGCAGCTTCTTACAGGCTGTAAAGGCAACGCACACAAGCAGGGCGGGCATTATTAAAAATATCTTTTTCATACACATTTCTGATTAACGTGAAAGTTATTATTCGTCGTAAGGCGGGTTCTGGTCGCCCACCAGCTTGCGGTTCGCATTAAACGCGTTGGAGTTGATCGGGAACAGGATCCGGCCCATCGCGTTCGGCGTATTGGCGTTGTTATCGAACAGCGTAGCGCCTTCGCGGGTAGCCAGCACGGGATTCATCATCTCACGCAGGTATTCGTAACCGGTGTTGGTGAAGTCGTACATCTTGTCGATACGGCAGAGGTCGAACCAGCGTTTGCCTTCGCCCAGCAGCTCGAACTGCCTTTCCTTGAGAATGATGCGCTCGATGCCTTTGATCTTATCCATGCCGGCCGGTACGTCCGCTTCCGTTGCTTTTACCTTATACCCTACTCTTTCCCTTACTTTATTCACAATGTCCAGCGCTTCCGTAAAGCGGCTTTTATGCGCCAGCGCCTCTGCGCGCAGCAGCATGATGTCCGCAAAGCGGTAGATGGGGATCTTTACGTTGCAGGTATTGTTGCCTTCGAAAATAAATTCGCCACCCGGTGCGGCTTTCCACAGGGAGAACTTGCCGAACTGCACCACATCGGTGGTGTATTTGGCCACGGAGTTATATTTCACGGTATCCCAGCAGAGGTAAAAACGGCCGTCGGTGGTTTTGCCGCCTTCGAGGTGGTTTTTCAGTTCCTGCCACAGATCCGGACGCAGCTTGTACTGGTGGGTGTTGGAGCCCGAGCCCAGTTTCTGGCATATGCCTACGCCCTGGTTACCTCTTTCCACATCGTTCCACCAGAGGTTGAAGATGGTTTCGGTAGAGTTTTCAGGGTTTACGAACATGTCTTTCCACTTCATATTGTCGGTAACCCAGGTGCATTTGCTTTCGGTGATGCAGTTCTGGGAAGCTTCCAATGCCGCATCATACTCCTGGAACCACATGTGCACGTCCGTTTTCAGGGCGTACACACCGCCTTTCTGGATGCGGTATTTCATCGCTTTGGTGGTGATGTCGTTGCCGATGATGGCCAGCGACGCATCGATGTCGTCGAGTATCCGTTTTTTAACGTCGGCGATCGGTGAGCGCGCAAACTGCACTTCCTGGTTCAGGTCTTCCACGGGCACCGTGAGCAGCGGCATCTTGCCCCAAACACGCAGGCCGTAGAAATAATACATCGCACGCAGCGCGTAACACTGCCCCAGGTAATCTTTGTACACATTGATGCCTGCATCGCGGTTCTCCGCGATCATCTCCGGAAAATACTTGATACCGAAATTGCAGAGGGAAATGCCCACGTACAGCTCGGTCCAGGTGGTAGTGCCGTTCAGGTCGGCGTCGTTGGCGGTGAGCGCATTCGACAACATTTTCACCTGCGCGTTACCGGTACCGGCCACCGTCATGTTATCGGAACGCACTTCGCCCCAGTCGAACCAGTTCAACCGCAGCACGGTCTGCAGCTGGTTGTATACGCCGGCCATCCAGGCTTTGGCGTCGTTCTGGTCTTTCCAGAAATCTTTCGGATCGCTGGTGGAAACAGGACTTTCATCCAGTGTTTTGTTACACTGCACACTGGCGATCATCATCAGTCCTGCAAAAAATATCGCGGTTAATTTGATTCTTTTCATACACTGTACTGATTAAAATGAAACGTTTACACCCATGCCCAATTCACGCCTGCGGGGGTATTTGCCCGGGTCGTCGCCGGGTTTCAATACGCTGCGCTGGTTTACTTCCGGATCAAAACCGGTGTACTTGGTCCATGTTAACAGGTTATTGCCGTAGATATACACATTCAGCATCTGCAGCCGTAGTCTTCTGCTGATATCGCCCGGCAGGGAATACCCCAGGCGGGCAGACTGCAGGCGGATAAAGGAGGCGTCTTCCAGGAAGGAGCTGTTGCCGCGGCGGGAGTTGTCCGCCGTTTTATCGCCGCCCCTGTAAGAATCGGTGATCTGGCCAGGATACTTCCACATGGTGTAGATATAATACGGTTCCGGCGTTGTGTTCGAGTTGGAGAATGAGGCCGTGTTCCGCCTGTTCTCGTTGTACACGTGGTTGCCGAAGTTGCCGTAGAAAGAAAATGCCAGGGTGAAGGTTTTGTAGGTGAAGGTATTGCTCCAGCCCATGCTCCAGCGGGGCTGCCCGTAACCGATGATCTTCCTGTCTTCGTTACCGATGTTGCCGTTGAGCACGCCTTTGTCATCGGGCAGGTTGGTCCAGATCACGTCGCCGCCTTTGGATACCTTGCCCGCCGCCGTCATCTGTTTCACGTCGCCGGTATATTTCTGTCCGTCGGGCGTGTTGTAGCCGGTGAGGATGGGCTGCATGTTTTTGCCGATGATCACGTTGCCCTGCGCATCGCGCTCGAACTGCGGGATGAGGCGGGTTTTGTAATCGGATGACCAGGCGTTGCTCTGGTCGTACTCGTAAATTCCCTGGTATTCATAACCAAAGAAGTTACCGGCTTCCATGCCCTGGCCAACATACCAGATATCATCCACGTAGTCGCCGCCGGGCAGGCGGGTGATCTCGTTCCGGATTTTGGTCCAGTTCACGTTGGTCATCCACTGGAAGTCTTTCGTGCGGACGGGGTAAGCCGTCACACCCAGCTCGATACCGGTATTTTTGATGCTGCCGGCGTTGGTGCGCACCTTGCCGGGATAACCCGCTTCGAGGGGTAGCGGCGCGTCGTACAGCAGGTCTGAAGTATGTTTTTCGTAATAGTCCGCAACAAAGTTGATGCGGCCGTTCAGGAAAGTCAGGTCGATGCCCAGGTCAGGCTGAATGGTTTCTTCCCATTTCAGCGACGGGTTGCCGAGGCGGGTATTGGTTCTGATGCCGCTCACGCCGTTGTAACGGTATTCCCCGAAAATGAACTGGGTTTGCGCATCATAGTCGCCGATGGCCTGGTTACCTGTAACACCCCAGCTGGCGCGGATTTTACCGTCGGTCAGGATCTTAGACAGGCCTGCCATGAAAGGCTCGTCGCTGAAGCGCCAGCCCACGGATACGGAGGGGAAGCTGCCCCAGCGGGTATCGCGGCCGAAGCGGGACGAACCGTCGCGGCGGATGAGCGCGTTCACGAGGTAGCGGCCTTTATAGTCGTATCCAACCCTGCCGAAGAAGCCCAGCAGCGAGGAGTTGGTACCGGAGCTGTACAGGTCCGCCAGGGAAAATTCCTGCGCAGCGTTGAACGTTTCCACGGATTCCGTTACAAACCGGCGGCCGGCGATATTGGTTTCCTCGAAAGTGTTTTTTTCATAGTTCATCCCTGCCGTGGCGCTCACGTTGTGCACTTTATCGAACGTCTGTTTGTAGGTCAGGAAAACGTTCGACTGCGTTCTGATCGGCAGCGAGGTGTTTTCGGTAGCCGTGGCTACGGGGTCGCTGGTGAGGTCCACCAGCTTCGATGTAAAGCGGTTTCGTTTCTCCAGTTCGAAGTCCGCAGACGCGTCGCCGTGCAGGTTCAGGAAAGAGGTGATGGCGTAGTCGAACGACTGGTATACGGTTCCGCGGTAAATATTCGATATATCCTTACGGAGGTAAGCTTCCGCAATCGGGTTTCTACGGCCGCCGCTGTTATACACATATTCCCCGCTGGGCGTGTACAGCGCATGATGCGGCGGGCGTTGCAGCGCCTGGCGGATCACGTTGCCTTCGTCCGTGTTGCTTCTGTCCTGGAAGCCTGCGAACAGCCGCGTGGCCATGGTCAGTTTTTTATTCGGCCTGTACTCCACGTTGGTACGGAAGGAGAAACGTTTGTTGTAGGTATTGAGGATGATGCCCTCTTCCGAGAGGTATTGCAGGCCGGTGTAATAGTTCAGCACTTTGGTGCCGCCTTTCACGCCGATGTCGAACTGGTTTTTGATGGCGGTCTGGGTGATGAGGGCCTGGTAATCGTTGTCGGCGTTTCTGTTGAATGCGGTGGAATCGTCCGGTTTCGGATCCAGGCCGATATTGGCGCGGCGATCGTAGATCTGCCTTTCGAGGCGGTTGGACTGCGGCACCCTGTTAGCCAGTTTCGACCAGCTGCGGAAATAATCAAAGCTCACCTGCGGTTTCCCTTCTTCCCCGCGTTTGGTGGTGATGAGCACCACGCCGTTGGCGGAGCGGGAACCGTAGATCGCAGCCGAGGCAGCGTCTTTGAGGATTTCGATCGACTGGATATCTTTCGGGTTGATGGAATTGATATTGTTCATCGTCACACCGTCTACGATATAAAGCGGTTTTACGCCTGCGTCCGAGAGGGTGGAGAGGCCGCGGATGGTAATGTCCTGCTCCGAACCGGGGGCTCCGGAGCTGCTCATGACCCTGACGCCGGGCGCTGCGCCCTGGAGGGCGTCGAACACGCTTACCGGCTGGCGCTCTTCAATCGCTTTCGCGCTGATGGAAGTGATGGCCGCCGTTACGTCTCTTTTTTTCTGTGTGCCGTAGCCCACCACCACTACGTCGTTGAGCGTGGAAATGCTTTCCAGCAGCGTGATGTTGATGGTGGTACGGTTGCCTACCGGTTCTTCTTTGGTGGTGAAGCCGGTCATCGAAAACTGGAGGGTGGCGCCGGCAGGCACCGAGATGGTGTAATGGCCTTCCATATTGGCGGCCACACCCTGTTTGGTGCCTTTTACGGTCACCGTTACACCGGGCAGGGAATTGCCCTTTTCATCCTTGACGGTACCCTGTACTTTTACGGTTTGCGCAACTGCGGCGGCACTCACCGTCACCAGCAGCAGCAGCAACATCGAAAGCGGCAACAGCCACTTCCTGGCGTAAAAGAGGCGGGGATTCGCGCTCATACGTTGTCTCATAAGGGAATTACTTTAAAATTTTGAAAATTGATACAGGAGCTGTTGATTACTATTTATTCGATTGATCAGGTGGAATTGGCAAGATGGGCAGGGCAAGCACCCCGCAGTTGCAGCATAGTTCTCCAGTCATAACGTGTTACTCTTTCTTTTTTTTAAACATTCATAGATCCGGTCCTTTTGATACCGTTTCATGCAATCGTTTGCATTTTGTGGCAAAAAAATAACGGCATTGTCCGTTCTGTCTACGATCAGTTGTACTGCCTGCGGCAGCCCTTATTTTACGTGATTTGTAAGTAAGATCTGAAAGTTATCCCCAATTCCAATTTCCGCGGATAAGTCCGTAAGTTGATTTTGGTTAGTTAGCACTTTTTCACTCGTGGAACCAACATTATGGCGTAAAAGTCAGGTAATTCGCCTGAAATTCCTTGTCGTTTATTCACCAATACTTGTATTTTTTTCACACCTGGCGGGCCGATCGGAGTACCGGGAAGGTAAAACCGCGGCAGTGATCCTCATGCGGCCGGCGGGGAACATTTCCCTGCGGGCCGCATTCAAACGGCCCGGAAAGGACCGGATTTTGGAAACGTTTGCACTTCGTTTCCCTGTTTTCCCTTCATTTTTATGGCATTGGGGCATAAATTTTGCACCCGCCCTATGCAACAATATATTACATTGCAGTGTTAACGAACTTAAAATTTACCTCACAATGGCAAAAGCAGTAAAAAAAGCAGCTACGGCAACTAAAAAAACAGCGGAAAAATCCAATTCAGGGTTCATGGCCCCCCTCACCCCCAGCCCTGCACTGGCTGCCGTGATCGGCGATGCTCCTTTGGCTAGAACCGCCATTGTTAAAGCGATCTGGGACTATATCAAGGCACACGGCCTGCAGGACCAGAAGAACAAGCGTATGATCAATGCAGACAGCAAACTGAAGCCTGTATTCGGCAAAGACCAGATTTCGATGTTTGAACTGGCTAAACTGATCAACCAGCACGTTAAATAAGCGGATACGCTCAAGAAATGCCCCTGCTGCCGCCAGCTGTTCCCGGTTGGCGGTCAGCAACCAGGGTTTCCCCTCTCCTCCCGGCATTTGTTCTGTTTGCCGGTGAATTTTCCTGCACGATGCTCCCGGGATTCAACCCGGAGGGCAGTCTCCTCTTCGACGCTTTTCGATACATCCCAACCGGCGCCGGCCGCAGGATGGAACGCTCGTGATTCACCAAACAACGTTGTCCGTATAAACTTTATTGAAGTAATCGGAGAAAGGCCTCCCCAGTTTCATTTTGAGGCTGTCGATATCCAATTCCCAGATTGCTGCGTTTTCACACCATGGGTCAATCAGGATTTGAAGTGTTTTTTCACCGATCTGACGGACATCGAAAACTCCTTTTATATCTATTTTAGTGCAGACATCTTCTTTCCAGACTGTGAACCGATCATCGCCTCCCATCACCGCCCATTTGCTGTCGTGGCTGATTAATCCACAGGTTGCATCTCCATAAAACCAATCCAAATAGGTTACCTTTTCTGTGTTCAAATGCAGCAGATAACCGTTTTCTGCAATACTTATCAATATCAGCGCCTCGCTTTCACCATATTTTATCAAACTGCTTCCACCACCGCCTGAACGGGAGCCGGTGGCCGGCGTTTGCCGTGCGCCATTTATTAAACTCCGGAATAATTCCATGTCTTCCATGCTGCTATTCTCCATTCTACAACGACTGCCGCTTCAGCTCCTGCACCGCATAATCCGCCGCGCGCGCCGTGAGCGCCATATACGTCAGCGAAGGGTTCTGGCAGGCGGAAGAAGTCATACATGCGCCGTCGGTTACAAATACATTCTTCGCGCTGTGCACCTGGTTCCAGGCATTGAGCATCGACGTACGGGGATCGCGGCCCATGCGGGCTGTGCCCATTTCGTGAATGGCGCCGCCGGGGTAAGAATCACGCTGGAACGGTTTTACATCTTTTAATCCGGCCGCCTCCAGCATTTCCGCGGCATCCGCGTCCATATCCACCCGCATTTGCCGCTCATTCTCCTTAAACTCGCAGTTGAATTTCAGGACCGGCTGGCCCCAGGTGTCTTTCAGCGAATGATCGAGCGTTACCTGGTTTTCATAATACGGCAGGCATTCGCCAAAGCCCATCAGGCCCATTTGCCAGGGCCCGGGCTCCGACAGGTAATCTTTGTAGGAAGCGCCGATACCAAGCTCCGCAATGCCCCGCGACCAACCGGTGCGGCTGCTGGAGCCTGAATAACCGAAACCACGGAGATAGGACCGTTTGTCTGTGCCGATATTCCTGAAACGGGGAATATAAAAACCGGCGGGACGCTGGCCGTAATAATATTTATCGGCAAACTCTTCGGAAATACCGCTGGCGCCTGCATGGAAATGATGGTCCATCAGGTAGTGCCCCAGCACGCCATGATCGTTGCCCAGCCCTTGCGGGAAGCGTGATGAAATGGAATTCAGCAATATAAACGTACTCCCCAGTGCGGATGCGTTCAGGAAAATTATGCGGGCATAATATTCGGTGACGGCTTTGGTGTGTTTGTCGATCACCCGCACGCCGGTAGCTTTACCTTTTTCTTCGTCGTAGATAATGGAGTTTACGATCGAATCGGGCCGGAGGGAGAGATTGCCGGTTTTGACGGCTGCGGGAAGGGTCGACGACTGCGTGCTGAAATACGCGCCGAACGGGCATCCCATCGCACAACGGTTCCGGTACTGGCACTTTTCGCGGTCACCGATTCTTTCGGTGAGATTGGCGGTGCGGAAGATGGTCATTTTCCGGCCGGGATAAGTGGCTTCTATCCGTTTTTTCGTTTCCTTTTCAAAACAGTTCATCTCCATCGGCGGCTGAAACACCCCATCGGGCAGATGCGGCAACCCTTCGGCCTGACCGCTGATGCCCGCAAATGCTTCCACATGATCGTACCAGGGCGCCAGGTCTTTGTAGCGGATGGGCCAGTCGATCCCCATCCCGTCTTTCGCATTGGCTTCAAAATCCATCTCACTCAGCCGCAAAGACCCTCTCCCCCACATGATCGAACGCCCACCCACGATGTCGGGCCGCGTCCAGTCGAAACGTTTTTCTTCGGTATACGGACTGTCGGCGTCCTTCATCCAGTAACTTTCATTGAACTCGCTGTATACCCGCTCGCGGATGAGGTACGGATGAGATTTTTTCTGTTCCGTCGTCAACCTCCCGCGATGCTCCACCTCCCACGGCGCCTTCACGGCATTCGTATAATCCTTGATATGCTCCAGCTGCCGGCCGCGTTCCAGCATCAATACTTTCAGCCCCTTTTCGCAGAGCTCCTTGGCAGCCCAGCCCCCGCTGATGCCGGAGCCTATCACGATGGCATCGTACGTGTTCGCGGGTTTCGCCTTCAGGTTCAGGTTGATCATAATATCGTATCAGCTTTCGAGAAATATAGTAAAAAACCATGGCATGTTCCCGGCGTCGGCTCGATAATTTTATGTAAGTAGTTACATTAAATACATGAACGGTAGCAGAAATAGTCCGCCACCGGCCTAATTTCGCATAAAAAGCCCCGACCAGATGAAGACGACCAAGATCCGCGTATTTCTTTTGTTGATGTATGTAACTACTTACGTAAATAACCTGCAGGCTCAAAACCCGGTGCAGCATTACGCCGTCAAAGGGCGTCTTTCCGGCCAGGGCGCACTCCAGGAAGTAGTGATCCAGCTGCTGCACCCGGCCGGTAAAAAACTGGTGAAAGTGGAATATGCAGACAGCGCAGGCAATTTTACCTTCGACCGCATTCCAGCCGGCAATTACATCATCACCACGCAGAGCATGGGCTTTGCACGCTACGAGTCGGCTCCTTTCAGCCATCAGCAGCATACACAGCTGGGCACCATCGCGCTGCAGCCCCTCACCACCACCCTCAGGGAAGCCGCGGTAACGGCCAACAGGCCTTTCATCCAGCAGCGTTACGATAAAACGGTGCTGAACGTATCGGCTTCCATCTCCGCGGCAGGCAGCTCTGCGCTGGAAGTACTGGAAAAAGCCCCGGGCATCACCATCGACCAGAACGATAACATCGCCATGCGCGGCAGGCAGGGCGTGCAGGTGATGATAGACGGAAAACTGGTGCCCATGAGCGGACAGGACCTTGCGAATATGCTCCGCAGCATGTCTGCCAGCCAGATAGAAACCATCGATCTGATCACCAATCCTTCCGCCAAATACGATGCGGCCGGCAATTCAGGGATTATCGACATACGGTTGAAAAAAGGTAAAAGCACGGGAACCAATGGCAATATTACCCTGAGTGCCGGCCAGGGCGTGTATC encodes:
- a CDS encoding PKD domain-containing protein, with amino-acid sequence MMKKIYYPVLFLAMCASIVACKKDEPVEIVSLSKPGQEFYYGEKVPVWAATSGDLHDVTYSWTATGGTFDGWRTQNLFENLWIAPVTPGEYTITATAKNGKNTSSRSTVMKVVRYFFDEFQDAFTTAGGGWAESNINRTLVANTDPKKSIMEFDAKDTNIPTFRRPLNVVPLKIPFSVSAEFGWKKSFRANEPITFSMIFEQPEANPSFPYLREIRWEIYPTVGGTGNNYRIRFSTAVPQIGGSEQFSENGNTAATLPKPLPLLNPVTGRLPAFAMASGAEQKITFSVDANHVFHAYVGGQLWFTSTGIKDWLAYAKATYAGFQDPVAKEFRLTIPAKQNTNATSSTVFLNSVYIVNDGSILK
- a CDS encoding fasciclin domain-containing protein — protein: MKKIFLIMPALLVCVAFTACKKLPLQEGYDYTPSHYDNKLNKSVVDFMKSRPDLFSGMLAAIDYVDTDPAYKDIKPLYAGTGNTFLLLTNNALTELETDTTSFFTRNKIANPADPSKPFSGTSWAQYDKKLVADLLRYHILKGRQDYSTITSKPVWLDTYLTSEANPLAKIYVYMKGDRDGFFYLNNFALFPHTWYLETRPRTPNLQATNAPVHVMDKYLIPPSKAQFDNNK
- a CDS encoding RagB/SusD family nutrient uptake outer membrane protein — protein: MKRIKLTAIFFAGLMMIASVQCNKTLDESPVSTSDPKDFWKDQNDAKAWMAGVYNQLQTVLRLNWFDWGEVRSDNMTVAGTGNAQVKMLSNALTANDADLNGTTTWTELYVGISLCNFGIKYFPEMIAENRDAGINVYKDYLGQCYALRAMYYFYGLRVWGKMPLLTVPVEDLNQEVQFARSPIADVKKRILDDIDASLAIIGNDITTKAMKYRIQKGGVYALKTDVHMWFQEYDAALEASQNCITESKCTWVTDNMKWKDMFVNPENSTETIFNLWWNDVERGNQGVGICQKLGSGSNTHQYKLRPDLWQELKNHLEGGKTTDGRFYLCWDTVKYNSVAKYTTDVVQFGKFSLWKAAPGGEFIFEGNNTCNVKIPIYRFADIMLLRAEALAHKSRFTEALDIVNKVRERVGYKVKATEADVPAGMDKIKGIERIILKERQFELLGEGKRWFDLCRIDKMYDFTNTGYEYLREMMNPVLATREGATLFDNNANTPNAMGRILFPINSNAFNANRKLVGDQNPPYDE
- a CDS encoding SusC/RagA family TonB-linked outer membrane protein — its product is MRQRMSANPRLFYARKWLLPLSMLLLLLVTVSAAAVAQTVKVQGTVKDEKGNSLPGVTVTVKGTKQGVAANMEGHYTISVPAGATLQFSMTGFTTKEEPVGNRTTINITLLESISTLNDVVVVGYGTQKKRDVTAAITSISAKAIEERQPVSVFDALQGAAPGVRVMSSSGAPGSEQDITIRGLSTLSDAGVKPLYIVDGVTMNNINSINPKDIQSIEILKDAASAAIYGSRSANGVVLITTKRGEEGKPQVSFDYFRSWSKLANRVPQSNRLERQIYDRRANIGLDPKPDDSTAFNRNADNDYQALITQTAIKNQFDIGVKGGTKVLNYYTGLQYLSEEGIILNTYNKRFSFRTNVEYRPNKKLTMATRLFAGFQDRSNTDEGNVIRQALQRPPHHALYTPSGEYVYNSGGRRNPIAEAYLRKDISNIYRGTVYQSFDYAITSFLNLHGDASADFELEKRNRFTSKLVDLTSDPVATATENTSLPIRTQSNVFLTYKQTFDKVHNVSATAGMNYEKNTFEETNIAGRRFVTESVETFNAAQEFSLADLYSSGTNSSLLGFFGRVGYDYKGRYLVNALIRRDGSSRFGRDTRWGSFPSVSVGWRFSDEPFMAGLSKILTDGKIRASWGVTGNQAIGDYDAQTQFIFGEYRYNGVSGIRTNTRLGNPSLKWEETIQPDLGIDLTFLNGRINFVADYYEKHTSDLLYDAPLPLEAGYPGKVRTNAGSIKNTGIELGVTAYPVRTKDFQWMTNVNWTKIRNEITRLPGGDYVDDIWYVGQGMEAGNFFGYEYQGIYEYDQSNAWSSDYKTRLIPQFERDAQGNVIIGKNMQPILTGYNTPDGQKYTGDVKQMTAAGKVSKGGDVIWTNLPDDKGVLNGNIGNEDRKIIGYGQPRWSMGWSNTFTYKTFTLAFSFYGNFGNHVYNENRRNTASFSNSNTTPEPYYIYTMWKYPGQITDSYRGGDKTADNSRRGNSSFLEDASFIRLQSARLGYSLPGDISRRLRLQMLNVYIYGNNLLTWTKYTGFDPEVNQRSVLKPGDDPGKYPRRRELGMGVNVSF
- a CDS encoding SWIB/MDM2 domain-containing protein, whose amino-acid sequence is MEPTLWRKSQVIRLKFLVVYSPILVFFSHLAGRSEYREGKTAAVILMRPAGNISLRAAFKRPGKDRILETFALRFPVFPSFLWHWGINFAPALCNNILHCSVNELKIYLTMAKAVKKAATATKKTAEKSNSGFMAPLTPSPALAAVIGDAPLARTAIVKAIWDYIKAHGLQDQKNKRMINADSKLKPVFGKDQISMFELAKLINQHVK
- a CDS encoding GMC oxidoreductase, which encodes MINLNLKAKPANTYDAIVIGSGISGGWAAKELCEKGLKVLMLERGRQLEHIKDYTNAVKAPWEVEHRGRLTTEQKKSHPYLIRERVYSEFNESYWMKDADSPYTEEKRFDWTRPDIVGGRSIMWGRGSLRLSEMDFEANAKDGMGIDWPIRYKDLAPWYDHVEAFAGISGQAEGLPHLPDGVFQPPMEMNCFEKETKKRIEATYPGRKMTIFRTANLTERIGDREKCQYRNRCAMGCPFGAYFSTQSSTLPAAVKTGNLSLRPDSIVNSIIYDEEKGKATGVRVIDKHTKAVTEYYARIIFLNASALGSTFILLNSISSRFPQGLGNDHGVLGHYLMDHHFHAGASGISEEFADKYYYGQRPAGFYIPRFRNIGTDKRSYLRGFGYSGSSSRTGWSRGIAELGIGASYKDYLSEPGPWQMGLMGFGECLPYYENQVTLDHSLKDTWGQPVLKFNCEFKENERQMRVDMDADAAEMLEAAGLKDVKPFQRDSYPGGAIHEMGTARMGRDPRTSMLNAWNQVHSAKNVFVTDGACMTSSACQNPSLTYMALTARAADYAVQELKRQSL